GCGGGCGATGTGTCCACTAACGTCGCCATGAAGATCGCGGCGCGCGATGGCGGCGATCCGATGCAGGTAGCGCAGTCGATCGCATCCCGTATCCAACAAGGAAATGATGCTATTATCGAACGAGTCATCGTCTACCCTCCCGGGTATATCAATATGACCTTAACCGCCGATTACCTGATCAAATGTTTTCGGGAAAGTGACCGTGCCCAGACCCGCGGCCAGCGTTTAAAAGTTTTAGTCGAGTTCGTCAGCGCAAACCCGACCGGACCGATCAACATCGTGAGCGCCCGGGCAGCCGCTTTTGGCGATTCTCTGATCAAGATCCTCAACGCGTTCGCCTTCGACGCCCAGGCAGAGTACTATGTCAATGACAGCGGCCGACAGATCGAGCTGCTTGCCGTCAGCGTCGAACAGCGAATGATGGAACTTGCGGGTAAGCCTATGCAGATACCGGATGACGGATATCACGGGACCTACCTTATTGATGTGGCGAAACAGGCCGTAGAAAAAGGACTGACGCAGCACGATGACATCAAAAAATTCGCCCTTGAGTACTTTGTGGAGAACCACCAGCATACCCTGCGTTCGTTCGGGGTCACGTTCGACTACTGGAAACGTGAATCGGTGGTTCGTGAGCATGGAGCCGTAGAACAGGTCTTAAAATCCCTGAAAGACAAGGATCTGACCTTTGAACAGGAAGGAGCGCTGTATTTCAGGTCGACCAAGTTTGAGGATAAGCGCGACCGGGTGATCGTCACCAGCGATGGCCGTTACACCTACCTCCTTCCCGATATCGCTTATCATCTGGACAAGATCAAACGCGGTTACGACCGGCTGATCACGGTGCTGGGACCGGATCATGCAGGCCAAGTGCCCAGCTTGATCGGCGGGATCCAGGCTTTTGGCCACCCGCGCGACATCCTGAAGGTGATTATTGTCCAGCAAGTAAAGCTGAAAAAAGACGGGATCGCCGTGACGATGTCAAAACGGGCTGGGACGTTCACTGCTCTGAACGAGCTGCTGGAGAAGATCCCAACCGACGTTGCCCGGTTCTTTTTCCTCATGCGTTCCTGCTCGCAGCATCTTGATTTTGACCTGGACCTGGCAATGAAGGATTCTGAGGAAAATCCGGTCTATTATGTCCAGTACGCCCACGCGCGTATCCAGAGCATAATCGCGCATGCCGAAAAGAGATCTACTTCGCTTGCTGCCGATGTCGATCTCTCGGTACTGCGGGAAACCGAGGAAATGGCATTGATTAAACATGCCGTTAGATTCCCCGAGATAATCGAGGACGCGGTACGCAATCTCGATCCTTACCCCATCACTTATTATCTTATCGAATTAGCTCGTTTGTTTCACGCTTTTTACCAAAAACATCGTGTGGTCTGCGATGAAGAGAGCCTGGCCCAGGCCCGTCTTTATCTGGTGCAACGCACGGCACTGGTGATAAAGAAGGGGCTCGAGCTGCTTGGTGTTTCATGTCCGGATCACATGTAAGGCAGTCAAAAAAGGAGATCACTGATGAATCTTACAAGTCTTCTTACGAAAGACCGTATCAATCTGGATCTTAAACCAGGCAAAAAAGATGACGTGATAAAAGACCTGGTATATTCGATAAAAAAAGCAGCCGATGCGGAACTGATAGTCTCCACGCTGCTGAAGCGCGAAGAACTTGGCTCGACCGGTATCGGCAAAGGGATCGCGATCCCCCACTGCCGGTCCCTGGTTGTCGATAAACTTGAGATATCGATCGGCCGAACTACTAAGCCGATCAATTATAACGCTATCGATAAAAAAGGAGTGTCCCTGCTGTTCCTTATCATCGCGCCGCCCCAGGACCCTGGGAACCAGTACCTCTTGACACTAGGTAAGGTTGTGCAGATCGCCAAGGAAATAACGAAGAACAACCTTATCTATAAACCCGCCACGCAGGAGGAATTTATAACGATGATCAACACCATCGAGAAAGACATCGGCAATAGGAGGTAGCATGTCGCACGTCACCGAGATGCACTTGAAATTGCTCTTTGATCTGGATAACCTGATCGCGGATATGGATGAACCGGCGTATAAAAAAATCGGGTTCAAGATCGAAGACGAAGCCAGTGTAACTCTCATTGAAACGAGAAATGAAATACTGAAAAAGATCCCGCGAGAACTAGCGGAGACTTATGAACGCTTGAAAAAACGCTACTCACGGGCTATCGCGCCGGTTGAGAACGGGTTTTGTTTCGGTTGTTTTCAGAAACTACCCACTGAGATGACCACCAAGAGGGATGAGATCCTGAATTGCCCTAATTGTGGTCGGATATTATACTGGCGAAAAAAGTAGCCATAACCTGCGGTCTTTTACGATAAGGACCGTAACCCATGGATAAAAACAGTTCCATCGTCGTACTCGTCGTATTGTTTTTCATGATCTTCAGCGTGGTCACCTTGAGGAACCGGGCCCTTATTGACTGGGATGAAGGCGTGTTTGCCGTACAGGCTCAATGGCTGGCGCACGGTTTTACCGCGGGTAAACCTTTTAATTTCCAAACCCCTCCCCTGTTCCAGGCTATCATCGCCATCTTTTTCCTGATCTTTTTCGATCATGGCTGGGTTCTGCCGTTACTGTCGATCTTATCATCAGGCGTGACCATAATCGTTCTTTATCATTTCACCCGGCGTTTATTCGACGGCATGACCGGTCTTTTTGCCGTGTTGTTGTTCATAACGACCGAGTATTTCCTTTTTTTCTCCAGATCCGGCCTCAGCGACGCCTTTTTCCTGCTCGTTTTTCTTACGGGCATGTTCTTTTTTTATCTGGGAATCACTGGTAATGATAACCGTTCGCTATTGATCGCCGGCGCGTGCTCGGTACTTGCCCTTTACACTAAATATTCAGGCTTCCTGCTGCCCCTGGTGTTCCTGATCATCGGTCTTAAATACCGAAAGACAGTGTCCTGGCGCTGGTGCCTATTCACCGTGATAATACCATTTGTATTATTTTTACCGTATGCCATCGTTTTTTTCAAAGCCGTATCGCTGCCGGGCATCTTTACCCGCCATGTTGCGGTTACCGGCATCCATCACCTGCAATTCCTGTATTATATAATGCGCTTTTCCACTGTACCTGCCGTCCTGGTCGTTATCGGTGCGCTGATCTATGCAGCACGACCAGCGCAGGGTTCTATCCGTCTGGATATCTTAAGAGAAAGCGCGATATGGCTTGGGATCCCGGCATTGATCGTGCTGATATTGGTAGGCTTCTACTATCCATACTTTCGCCTGGCATATCCTTTGGTCCCGATCATCTGCATGGCTGCAGCTTTTGTTCTGAACTCGGCAGGCCGTTTCAAATTCTACGGTCTTGCGCTTTGCCTGGCGGTCGCGGTCGTATCCGGTTACTCGACCTTGTCGTACAGTTCCGCAGTCCCGCGCCAGATCGCCGCCAAGGTAAATCAAGAAAGCAATCTGCAAAATGCTCGTTACGTGTACGTTATCACTCCTCCCAATGTCTATTTTTATATCAAGGGAACGATCCTGGTGCCGGAGACCAATCCTTCGACAAAAATATCAGCTCTTGCTGAGATCTATCGAAAAAACAATATGATAATGCACTACGATGATAACGAGCTTGACAGCGAAAATAAACTTGTCATTCTGTATTCCACCGTCTGTTCCATGATGAACATGGATGAGATAACTGAGCGTTTTGGCGCACGCCTTGTTGATTCTGTAGAATTCAAGGACGATCCAGTTTACTACCAGGATATCTTTAATCCTTTAAGAAACGAACGTCAGATTTATGAGTTGTTTGTCGTTGACCTGGAAAAGATAAAGCCCGGGGATCGACAGATGCTTTGGGACTTGGCCTTTAAGCCTCAGGTTGATGTTGTCAGGCTGGACCGCCCGTAGTTCATTGTTCCTCGTCGTCCATTGAATATTCAACGAGCAGGATCTGGTTTTTGCCCGAGGAATCAGCATATTTCGCGAACCGGTGCGGGAATTCCTTTTCGATCCAGAAATAGAATTTCATTTTTACGAAGATCACGCGCGGCATCATCATGACTTTCCAGCAGGAAAGTTCACCCACGGGCGTGTCGATAACCTCGGCGCCAATGACCGACAGGTCCGCGTTGATGACCATGAATTCGGGCACGTTGAGCCGAATCCGGTGCTTAAAATCTTTTGTGTAATTGAATCCCCTAAGCACAAAATCCAGAGTGTGGCGGTCAAAAATGGGGCCTTTTTCTTCATAGCTCGTCTTTCTGCCCTTGAAATTCACCATGAATTTGTTGCGTCGTTCAATACTTAACTCCCATTTACCCTTTACAAGTTTGTAAACATAAAGCGTCCGGAAATCAACCGTATCGATTATGACATCGATGAGACGATCGGAGACATAGCGCACGCGGTACCCGACGCTGTCCTTGTTAAGCGTCACCGTCAGTGTGCCCAGCTTGCCCTTGTCATTTGTCTGGTAGATAAAGGATTCGTGGGATGGTATCATCAAGCTGATGAGAAAAAAAAGCATGATCTATCGCTTATTTCGCAACAGCTTTTCGACGATACCGACCAGGTCCATTATGTCGTCGATCTCGAAGTCAGCGCCGGAATGGATCGTACCAAAGGTATCTCCATACCGAGCAAACACTGTTCTCATGCCGATGAGCTTGGCGCCCGTAATGTCTCGTTCCGCCCAGTCGCCGACCATGATAACTTCATGCGGCTTAACCTTAAGGCGTTTAAGCGCAGCTTTAAATGGCGCGGGGTCCGGTTTCCTTTTGCGCGTATCCTGGAAAGTGATAACCACGTCGAACATGTATTGCAGGTTCAACTGCGAGAGCCTGAGCCAAGCCTGCAGCCGCGGCGCATCGGTGACCACCGCCAGCTTCAATCCCATTTTCATCAGTTTCATTAGCGTGAGCTGGACGTGCGGGTACAGGACCAGGGCCGCTTCGCGGGCCCGACGGTATCCGATAATCCCGGCCGAATGGATGCGGTAATCGATCGTCCCCAATTCCTTGGTTAGGAACCTGTCAAGCACTCGTTGATCCTCGATCCCCTCTGCGCCGTAGATCGCATATATTTTTTCGCGCGCCTTGCGCTTGGAGATCTTCAAACCAGCGTCGATCATGGCATGGATCGCGGCATTTATGGAAGCGTCCTTCATAGCCATAAAGTCGACCAGCGTATTGTCAAGGTCGAAAATAATGGCTTTGATCATTGGAAAATATGATTACAGCGATAAGAAAAATGGATGACGGCGATAAAGAACATAATCAAAGAAGGCGTTATAGGTTCGCGCGCAGCAGGGCGGCGGCTCGTTCCGGTGATAGTCGGTTGATGTAAAAACCGGTGCCGAGTTCAAATCCGGTCGTCCGGTAGATCCTTGGGATGATCTCGATGTGCCAGTGGAAGTCCTGCTCGATCGTGGTCCAGTAGTCGGAACGCGGCAGGAGATTGGGACTGTCATTAAGGATCAGATTATAGGGCGGAATGCCGATCGTCCGGTCGAGCGAATTGAAGGTTTTTTTCAAAACGTAAGCCAGGTCATTGCATTCCTCGTCGGTTATGCGCTTGTACGAGAACGAATGGTTTTTCGGCAGGATCAGCATTTCGAAAGGGAACCGCGAGGCGTAAGGCGTGAAAACCACGAAACGGTCAGACTGGAATACTAATCGATCGCCAAATTCGATCTCTTGCTGTATGATATCGCACAGCAGGCATCTTTCTTTGTAGCTGTAATATTCAAAGGTCCCCTTCAATTTCAATTTTATACGTACTGGTGTTGCCGGCAGGGCGATCAGATCGGAATGCGTATGCGCGATGGTCGATGAACCGGCCAGGTGTCCGTGATTTTTGAAGATCAGGATGTAGCGCATGCGCTTGTCATTATGCAGGTCGGTGATGCGCGTGCGGTAGGTCTGCAGAACCAGCCGGATATCTTCAGGAGGAAGCTCAAAAATATTTTCCAAATGTCGAGGAGTTTCGATAATTACCTCGTTCGCACCGATGCCAGTGACCATGTCATACACACCCATGCCGAATTTTTTCAGTTCGCCTTCAATCCTTAAGATTGGATTGATGTTTGGTACGACCCTGACTTTCCAGCCGGGACCATTGGGCTTCGATGTGCTGTCGCGAACAGCGTAGATCTCCGGCGGCGTTTGGGATTCGTTGCCCTCATCGAACGGGCAGGACTGCACAATTTCTGGTTTTTCATGCGGGATCTCGGGGATGTCCGTATTATCGGGATCGATTATCACCCAGGTATCGGTCACGATATCGCGGCGGACTTCGGACATGGCAGTGGTTATATTGAAACGAACCCTGGATTATTCAACTGTGACGCTCTTTGCCAGGTTCCGGGGCCGGTCCACATCGAGACCTTTCATCGTAGCGATATAGTATGCGAGGAGCTGCAGAGGGACGACGGCGACGATCGGCGACAGATACTCGGTGCCTTCGGGTATGGTGATGACATACTTGCTCATATTCCTGGTCTTCGTGTCGCCTGCGCTGATAACGCTGATGATCATGCCCTGTCGGGCTGATACTTCTTCGATATTACTGTACATCTTTTCGTATACGCTGGACTGGGGATTAATACAGACGACCGGCATTTTTTGGTCGATCAACGCGATCGGTCCATGTTTCATCTCGCCCGCAGCATAACCGGTCGCATGAATATACGATATTTCCTTTAATTTTAGCGCACCCTCAAGCGCCGTCGGGTAGTTTATGCCGCGCCCCAGGAACAAAAAATCCCGGGCGTTGTAGAATTCGCCCGCAATCTTTTCAACGAGGCTGGCATTGTCCAGGATCTCCTTCAGGTAATCGGGTATTCGCTGGATCGACGATAGGTGGTCAGCAAAGTCCCGGCTGTTAACAAAACCGCGTACATGACCGAGATGAAGGCTGAGCAGGTACAGGTCGAGAAGTTCGGCGGTGTAGGCTTTGGTGGAGGCAACGCCGATCTCGGTGCCGGCCATGATTGTGATATTGTTATCCGACTCGCGGTAAATACTCGACTGCGCAACGTTGACCAGTGATAGGACTTTCAAAAAGCGCGTCTTGGCTTCGCGCAGTCCAGCCAGCGTGTCCGCCGTCTCTCCTGACTGACTGATCGCCATGACCATTGTATCGCCGTTAAGGACCGTGTCACGGTACCGGAACTCGCTCG
This bacterium DNA region includes the following protein-coding sequences:
- the argS gene encoding arginine--tRNA ligase; amino-acid sequence: MIRDEIKKVLEQVVAGEEFFIDYVPKGKAGDVSTNVAMKIAARDGGDPMQVAQSIASRIQQGNDAIIERVIVYPPGYINMTLTADYLIKCFRESDRAQTRGQRLKVLVEFVSANPTGPINIVSARAAAFGDSLIKILNAFAFDAQAEYYVNDSGRQIELLAVSVEQRMMELAGKPMQIPDDGYHGTYLIDVAKQAVEKGLTQHDDIKKFALEYFVENHQHTLRSFGVTFDYWKRESVVREHGAVEQVLKSLKDKDLTFEQEGALYFRSTKFEDKRDRVIVTSDGRYTYLLPDIAYHLDKIKRGYDRLITVLGPDHAGQVPSLIGGIQAFGHPRDILKVIIVQQVKLKKDGIAVTMSKRAGTFTALNELLEKIPTDVARFFFLMRSCSQHLDFDLDLAMKDSEENPVYYVQYAHARIQSIIAHAEKRSTSLAADVDLSVLRETEEMALIKHAVRFPEIIEDAVRNLDPYPITYYLIELARLFHAFYQKHRVVCDEESLAQARLYLVQRTALVIKKGLELLGVSCPDHM
- a CDS encoding HAD-IIIA family hydrolase; the encoded protein is MIKAIIFDLDNTLVDFMAMKDASINAAIHAMIDAGLKISKRKAREKIYAIYGAEGIEDQRVLDRFLTKELGTIDYRIHSAGIIGYRRAREAALVLYPHVQLTLMKLMKMGLKLAVVTDAPRLQAWLRLSQLNLQYMFDVVITFQDTRKRKPDPAPFKAALKRLKVKPHEVIMVGDWAERDITGAKLIGMRTVFARYGDTFGTIHSGADFEIDDIMDLVGIVEKLLRNKR
- a CDS encoding DUF4931 domain-containing protein, whose translation is MSEVRRDIVTDTWVIIDPDNTDIPEIPHEKPEIVQSCPFDEGNESQTPPEIYAVRDSTSKPNGPGWKVRVVPNINPILRIEGELKKFGMGVYDMVTGIGANEVIIETPRHLENIFELPPEDIRLVLQTYRTRITDLHNDKRMRYILIFKNHGHLAGSSTIAHTHSDLIALPATPVRIKLKLKGTFEYYSYKERCLLCDIIQQEIEFGDRLVFQSDRFVVFTPYASRFPFEMLILPKNHSFSYKRITDEECNDLAYVLKKTFNSLDRTIGIPPYNLILNDSPNLLPRSDYWTTIEQDFHWHIEIIPRIYRTTGFELGTGFYINRLSPERAAALLRANL
- a CDS encoding PTS sugar transporter subunit IIA, yielding MNLTSLLTKDRINLDLKPGKKDDVIKDLVYSIKKAADAELIVSTLLKREELGSTGIGKGIAIPHCRSLVVDKLEISIGRTTKPINYNAIDKKGVSLLFLIIAPPQDPGNQYLLTLGKVVQIAKEITKNNLIYKPATQEEFITMINTIEKDIGNRR
- a CDS encoding glycosyltransferase family 39 protein, with the translated sequence MDKNSSIVVLVVLFFMIFSVVTLRNRALIDWDEGVFAVQAQWLAHGFTAGKPFNFQTPPLFQAIIAIFFLIFFDHGWVLPLLSILSSGVTIIVLYHFTRRLFDGMTGLFAVLLFITTEYFLFFSRSGLSDAFFLLVFLTGMFFFYLGITGNDNRSLLIAGACSVLALYTKYSGFLLPLVFLIIGLKYRKTVSWRWCLFTVIIPFVLFLPYAIVFFKAVSLPGIFTRHVAVTGIHHLQFLYYIMRFSTVPAVLVVIGALIYAARPAQGSIRLDILRESAIWLGIPALIVLILVGFYYPYFRLAYPLVPIICMAAAFVLNSAGRFKFYGLALCLAVAVVSGYSTLSYSSAVPRQIAAKVNQESNLQNARYVYVITPPNVYFYIKGTILVPETNPSTKISALAEIYRKNNMIMHYDDNELDSENKLVILYSTVCSMMNMDEITERFGARLVDSVEFKDDPVYYQDIFNPLRNERQIYELFVVDLEKIKPGDRQMLWDLAFKPQVDVVRLDRP